TTTGCATCAGCATTTGAATTTCAAGTGATGATATAATTCAGAAATATATACTCATATAGTATAATTGCATGTTCTTTACCAGGTGCCAAGAACCTTGTGTTCCTTAGTTGTCTATTTCAAAGAAAAGACAAATTTTCATGAGAGGATCAATACATAATCCAATCACTAAAATACAATTTCTAATGCAACCTTTCATTCATGGCTACCTTAATCTGTTATGTCATCATCATATTTCTGTTTTATGCCTAAAATCAATTAATCATGAATTTTACTGAATTTCTTAAAAAAGAAGTAACTAAACCAGCCAAAGTAATGTGACTAGTAACAACTTTCTCCTAAAAGTtataaaattaaactttaaaaaaaaaagacttttaTGTTTTAAAGTTCATGTGGCCGACTGAAATCAAATCTTATCAGGTAcagatataaaaatatatattaaattaataaattaattaatacatacatacaaaaaTCCTATAATTTATTTGTTACAAGAGGAAATCAATCCCATAACATGAATATAGAATGGGGcataaatgatattttttacTCTATATCATATCATTGGGATATTATATAGAATTTcctatttcattgattttctctAAATGTTTTAAAAAGGAAAGTAATGAAACATTGTTATGATATACAATGAATCTAGGATCTTCCACTCTATGATGTACTTGTGCACCAATGTTCATCAAACATACTCAATTATGCTTCACATTTTTCATTGCCAATTGTATTCATTTATATGGTAGTGTCCCAAAATTCAATGATCCAATACTAGTACTTGTTGATGAAGTTTTATGAAATATTGGACTCCATATATATAGTCTATAGAGGGAATTTAGACTCGGGCCTACATAGGTTATGATCcaattatttgattataaattttatttatattgaatTGTATAGTGTTTGGGATGATTTATTACACATCGACAAATAAAAGATGTTGTATACAGTTTATAAGTTACTATAgcccttcttcccattgccatatggttttgggatggcaTATATccccttggcttatgaagtgtatgCACCTCGTGTTCCTcgttaatatgctgacattcacaataagtcaaCCTAATTCAACATATAGCATATAACAAAAAAATGACAGTCGAGTTGGTTAAACGCACATATAGGGAAAATTGTTCATGCCGCTATATTATACTAGTATTCTAAATTCAACGAAATAATagattttatattattgtgattaagacTTTAGCATCATTATACGTGTCGGTATTGCTATGTAATGCATGATAATATTAAGAGAAAGGAATAAACTAACTTCATCATGAAATCAAGCCAAGCTTGGGGCTTCCTCCTAAGAGCATTCACAACTGGTGCATACTCATGTGGTTCGATCCCATACTCACCCAATATCTCTTCAACCTCAGCAGCCTCTGCATTTTAATCCAACAAATTGCTTAATTATTCCATCTTCTAATCAATATTATGCCATTGTCATTAAATTTAGTATAACTAATTAAGTAAATCATTACATATATTGGGTGATATAGAAGTATACTTTCTCCAAActatataatttttcctatttgactaaaaaaaattctcataaaaattaattaaaaataataaactctAAAAGACAGAgtaatatactttaaaaaacacgcgttttttaactttaaaattagTACCACAAAATCAATACTATCTAAAGATTTTtctacatatatacattttaCATAACATGCTTCAAATTGCAAATACATACACAACTTTAGTTAATCCAATTAAAAGTAtccatttaaaatcatttttgaCCGTATCTCCAAATTTAATGGTGGTCGTATTTCTCTAAAATAgctttatattttcaaaacaTTTTAGTGATACACATAATAATAACTAATTAGTCTCAGAATCACAAATTATCtttgtaattaaaaattttttattccacaataaacatttaattttcattatctATAgaaaatttgactttttatcaatttgtatgaaattattaaaaaaaaatccccCACATAGTCCACCTGTATCAGGAACAGCAATAATCTCATCCTGTTCTCTTTTCAATTCCCTTGCATAATGATCTGCCTCACTCTTCGCCGCCAAATACCTTCAATCAAAATCCCAATATATAATAATCACTCTAATTAAtccaataatttaataaaaaacagAATTATATTAAAGAGTCAAGATTAAGGAAATCCAAATCTttactataaaaaatatatattaattattgtattattCATCATCCATGTTAAATGTCCCGCTCGAAAGTAAAATCTAGGTGAGAGAAGATAATGGACAATTCATATCATATTTTCTTCGTAGGAAATATTGCAGAAATACGGtccatattaattattatattattattatatataataaaaatgtagGATTCTATTCAATCGCAACCTTTTTGcgatgaaaatattaatttgccATCTTTCTATCCTCCTAAATCCTATCTAGGGCGAAATTCACTGgaagatgataatgatgatcatATGTAATAAAAAACAGGAAACTActttatataaaatttgaaGAATTCAAGAATATTGAAACCCATGTAAAGGATTGATCAAAATTTAattctcaaattttttaaatgacTTATGATTAAAGAATTTATTTCAAGAATATAATTCATCAAACCCATATAAAGATTTGACATAAAGACTATTCTCAAATTAATTTTGGTCATTATACACCATCATCCTACTcaatgtatcccgctcatagaaaaactataatCAGGGTTTGAAGAGGTAAAAACGACGACAGCTCATACCATAAAGGAGAGTGGAGTCGACGACTCCCTCGACTCAAGAAAAATCTTCCATTATATATGATACCCGCCAAGGTAGGCTAATAAGCATATAAAAGTTGTACATATGTATGTAGCAATAGCAAATTTTaaaggatagaaaaaaaaataagataccCGCCAAGGCCCATAGAAATGGCGCCGGCAGCGACTTCGGCAATGCCGGCAGTAAGGATGATAGAAGAAGAAGCATTGGCACCAGAAAGGCCAGCAGCAAGAGCAAATGGGACAGTAAGACCATCTGATACACCAATTATTATGTCACGGACAACTTCTCCGGCAGTGAAGTGTTTTTCTTTGTGTTCGTTTAAAAGGGTTGTCTTTTGGGTTTCTGATGTTGTAGTAAACGCCATTAGAGACAATATTAACTAGTCGATCcctcttttatttatttgtgtATTTGTGTAAGTGAGTAAGTGAGCGAGTGAATTTAGTAAATTGGTTTGGACTTTGGAGTACTTGGAGGGTTTTTAAAGGAGGAGGAGTTTGAGAATATTCCCTCCGTTCTCTTTGATTTGTATTATAGAGAAAgatgattattttaaaaaaaacagtgataaataaagaaagagtataaattatttgaatgaaattaaaagagttttaaaatgtatggatgagattaaaagaaagtggtaagctattatctaaaaataaaattaatgcaaattaagtgggatgaacaaaaataaaaaatgatgcaaattcaatTGGATGGAAGGAGTATATAGAATCTtaattttatgaataaaattacaGTTTTAAAATTTAGTGTTTTAGCGAATTACAGTCTCAAAGCATCAAAGTTACAGCCTTCAGGCCAAATCACTGAATTTCGACTATTTTCGGGGTTGGAATTTTAGGTTAGGTGTTGGAATTCGGTAATTTGGCTTTAATGCTGTAGACATTGATACTTTGAtggttgtaatttgcaaaatacaattcgcaaaagttcaaaactttaagattataattcgcaaattaccatttttattaaatatttcctCTGTTTTAAAATAGATTGACATTATTTATTCACctcattaatttgtaatttttagtcTAGAAGTTAAAACGTAGTCAAGTTACATTGTGTtggattcgtctcaatacaaagatcattaatatgtactttttattttttttattatacataatcaaaaatattaaggatCGAATTAAAGTATATTGGActctataaaaaatcaaaaattttataattattttgtaacgAAGTAactattaaatatcaattttgtaaagaaaaataaGAGGGGATGTATATGTGATGAAATCAATGGATATAGATGGTAAGTGATTATCGAGATTTGATAGTAATTTTGTAATCAATAGTGGGATGGAATCTTTGTTGTTCAATGATGGGTTCACAAGATAAAATCATTACTTTAATAAAATCATTACTTTAATAAAAtcattacttttatttaaaattactttgaagtatcaaaattaaattaatatttgcgCGATTTGCTGATAATAAaatcaactattatttattttagaataaatccctttatttgttgaaattaaataatatttatgtttatttaaaaataaacaatatgtaTAGTTATTTTCAGCGGATCGGGCAaaagttaatttattattaataactttcctttaaattatttaatgttatttaaatttttgatatgCATATAAAGATaatatcataaatcataaaaggAATACAATTAGATATTAAGATTTGTATATCATACGTATATgtagtaaattattatttttgataggAGCAACTCGATTAATTTATTGTAGTTTGAGTTATCCTGAAACTAACTAATTAGCatcattttttttggttatatgtAGTAAGTGAAATTTTGACTTgagaaatatatatgaattttcatGCATTACATCTTGtaataataagttaataacCATAACCATATTTTCCCAATTCCCTCTGTTTGAGTATTAAGTTCTATTTGTTTTGgacattatttattaattaattttaattaatatttaatttttattttataagcaaaaatataaataagtaaGATTTGGTTTGATTCCTGTAAAGTTAAATTTATGAagattaactttttataacttCTAATTAAGTATACTTATATATGTTAATGCTTGCCTTAGGTAATATGAAAAGACAAATAAAGATAACATTGTAGGGATTCTCTGGCCTAtttccaaataaaaattaaaataattttttttatggaaaTAGGGTGGCAAAGAAATCGGAAAAAGAGGGCTAATTGTTTATTCCCATGTTCGACAAGATTGATAATGTATTTCATTTTCGGTGTTCTATATGTGAGTTATATTTGAAATCTTTTCTTTTATGAAAAAGTTTTTAGtctaattagtaaaaaaaaacaaataaaataatttctttcGTCCATTAATTAAATGGAGAGTTGCAATAAGGTTAAAAGtctcataatatatattgatttttctaacatatgaaCCTAATGCAtagatataaataataaattttgtatttattttaaagttaatataaaatatattctaaaaaggtaaataagataatatttttaaaaaattaaattaaatttcaaatagtacTTATAAGTTGGAAAGAACTAATAAATATTTAccaaaataacaaaatcaaaaattaataaatctcgtatcaatttttaatttgttattcaaaatattcaaataaaaaacataacactcgaaaatttttttatttattattgcgtgAGATATCAAATCAAATGATAAAACTTTGTGAATTTAAATGCTATAGTTCGTCCACCATAAGATGaacttatataatttatttctttatctaATTGATCACCttacttaaaattataaatgattatttaacaTTCTAAATATACATAAGTCAAATTAATAGAGATAGTCTCACTGTACCCCGTCCTATTAAAGAATATGTGTTGTAGTTCTTCTGGTTTACTTCTTACACAgcttttaaatatcaatatctttaaatacacataataaaaaattataaaaataaataataaaaaaatatacaattagACGAATTTAGCGAGAtccacaaaaatatattttatcatctaatataaaattattaatcaaatttattttctttaagtaGAATATTCGTAATGGAAAAAAACATTAGAAGAATATAAACGTTAGGTTCCGTTCCCTTAATAATTTCAACTGTACGTTTAATCTTCCACCATTTAGTTCCTTCCTTTCCCTCAAATTTTCCACACTGTTCTTCCATCTTTCCAAGAGagagggtttttttttttttttttttttttttcttcttactcttatttgacttgaatttaattgaatttactcccaaaatcaa
This genomic stretch from Amaranthus tricolor cultivar Red isolate AtriRed21 chromosome 9, ASM2621246v1, whole genome shotgun sequence harbors:
- the LOC130824234 gene encoding vacuolar iron transporter 1-like, whose amino-acid sequence is MAFTTTSETQKTTLLNEHKEKHFTAGEVVRDIIIGVSDGLTVPFALAAGLSGANASSSIILTAGIAEVAAGAISMGLGGYLAAKSEADHYARELKREQDEIIAVPDTEAAEVEEILGEYGIEPHEYAPVVNALRRKPQAWLDFMMKFELGLEKPDPRRALQSAFTIAISYIIGGIVPLLPYMLIPVAKKALFASIIVTLIALLIFGYAKGHFTGSKPIKSAFETALTGALASAAAFGMAKVVQG